A single region of the Verrucomicrobiota bacterium genome encodes:
- a CDS encoding type II secretion system protein, translating to MKKSLNQPARRTLAFTLIELLVVIAIIAILAGLLLPAIANAKLKAKIAMTKANMRNLISAIASYEKTYSVMPYPVRLTNDITVGIWSGTGAGGPSGVIVSGYTGGYSNNALVMDILRDKTSSTALNPVPSNPGHARNPQQIVFIEPKTTTTADGVNANGLFLDPWGHEFVITLATSGNETAWDTVYTNAANAPIMIWSAGPNYNQASANGVNADNILSWK from the coding sequence ATGAAAAAATCTCTCAACCAACCCGCTCGCCGGACGCTGGCTTTTACCCTGATTGAGTTGCTGGTGGTCATCGCCATCATTGCCATCCTGGCCGGATTGTTGCTGCCCGCGATCGCCAACGCCAAATTGAAGGCCAAAATCGCCATGACCAAGGCCAACATGCGCAATTTGATATCCGCCATTGCCAGCTACGAGAAAACCTATAGCGTCATGCCGTACCCAGTGCGGTTGACGAACGATATCACGGTCGGGATTTGGAGCGGAACCGGAGCCGGTGGCCCGTCGGGGGTGATTGTGAGTGGGTACACGGGCGGTTATTCCAATAATGCGTTAGTCATGGATATTCTGCGGGACAAAACCAGTTCAACCGCGCTTAATCCAGTCCCCAGTAACCCCGGACATGCGCGGAATCCCCAGCAAATCGTTTTTATCGAACCCAAAACCACGACCACCGCCGATGGGGTTAATGCCAACGGCCTGTTTCTTGACCCGTGGGGGCATGAATTCGTGATTACGCTTGCAACGAGCGGTAATGAGACGGCTTGGGATACCGTCTATACCAATGCCGCCAACGCGCCCATCATGATCTGGTCAGCCGGGCCTAATTATAATCAAGCCTCGGCGAACGGGGTCAATGCGGATAACATCCTGAGTTGGAAATAA
- a CDS encoding CopG family antitoxin: MNTITNWDEVPLFDNEEAEASFWVENRIDLRLMETAVAASSEISDSVTITLRMDPRMLSRIKRLARSRYLNYQSMIKQWMSERLEYEFRDRMNENGSNIRAGRM, from the coding sequence ATGAATACCATAACCAACTGGGATGAAGTGCCGCTCTTCGACAATGAGGAAGCGGAAGCGTCGTTTTGGGTCGAAAACCGCATTGACCTGCGGTTGATGGAAACCGCCGTCGCGGCCAGTTCCGAGATTTCCGATTCCGTCACGATTACCCTGCGCATGGACCCGCGGATGCTCTCGCGGATCAAGCGCTTGGCCCGGTCGCGGTACCTGAACTACCAGAGCATGATCAAACAATGGATGAGCGAACGCCTGGAATATGAATTCCGTGATCGTATGAACGAGAACGGCTCCAACATCCGGGCCGGAAGAATGTAA
- a CDS encoding type II secretion system protein yields the protein MQTRAQFQFQLRKFGGRRLRRVAAFTVIELLVVIGIIGILSYAAMPALKNIKKADSVKAASQQLIDDIAFARREAIRNRSTVYMVFLPNTGRITTAGLDPRYNLYRLTNILTKQYTGYALYTDRRLGDQPGQGSPKYLTEWKPLPQGVFIASNKFSTNYVVASATARATNVFQFRTYSIPFPYETNTTAKLPAIAFNYLGQLASLSTEVIPLARGYVTVKPWPASAVPGEDPAGNSSDPLKFNHVVIDGLTGRAWVDRMEVWKLP from the coding sequence ATGCAAACGCGCGCACAATTCCAGTTCCAGTTACGGAAGTTCGGTGGCCGTCGGCTGCGCCGGGTGGCGGCGTTCACCGTGATCGAATTGCTGGTGGTCATCGGCATCATCGGTATCCTTTCCTATGCCGCCATGCCGGCGCTGAAGAACATCAAGAAGGCCGATTCGGTCAAGGCGGCCAGTCAGCAATTGATCGACGATATCGCCTTCGCGCGGCGCGAGGCGATCCGCAACCGGAGCACTGTTTACATGGTGTTTCTGCCGAACACGGGACGCATAACAACTGCGGGACTCGACCCGCGATATAACCTGTATCGGCTGACCAATATCCTCACCAAACAATACACCGGCTATGCGTTGTACACCGACCGCCGGCTGGGGGATCAGCCCGGGCAGGGCTCTCCGAAATACCTGACGGAGTGGAAACCGTTGCCGCAAGGCGTGTTCATTGCGTCCAACAAATTTTCCACAAATTATGTCGTGGCCAGTGCCACCGCCAGAGCCACCAATGTGTTTCAGTTCAGAACATATTCCATTCCGTTCCCGTACGAGACCAATACTACCGCTAAGTTGCCGGCGATCGCGTTCAATTATCTGGGGCAATTGGCCTCTCTGAGCACGGAAGTCATCCCCTTGGCGCGCGGTTATGTTACGGTCAAGCCTTGGCCGGCGTCTGCGGTGCCCGGCGAAGATCCGGCGGGAAACTCCAGCGATCCGCTTAAATTTAACCATGTCGTGATTGACGGGCTGACCGGACGTGCTTGGGTTGATCGCATGGAAGTATGGAAATTACCATGA
- a CDS encoding prepilin-type N-terminal cleavage/methylation domain-containing protein: MKGVRAFTLVEMVVALGILTMIIVGLLGIFNQISKALRQSNTQTDVMESGRMLTELWAREIPQASLSGGMVANYNRNFRVDYITNYSQTLPGLPSQTVINNLNRFFFLLRTNQTWVGIGYDVRPTTYGYGQLYRYLSVPTNQNAGALDFGFTSAGWEDKTLNLLVDGVVRMDVRAYDTNGLEYASPMLFTNQHLPAYLEIDLGVLEADTVKKLQARPPTEVLNYLTNSPLSAGRVHLFRQHISIISDSANQ; this comes from the coding sequence ATGAAAGGTGTTCGCGCTTTCACGCTGGTGGAAATGGTGGTGGCGCTTGGGATTTTAACCATGATCATCGTCGGTTTGCTCGGCATCTTCAACCAAATCTCCAAGGCATTGCGCCAAAGTAATACGCAGACGGATGTCATGGAAAGCGGGCGCATGTTGACGGAGCTGTGGGCCCGGGAAATTCCGCAAGCCTCCCTTTCCGGGGGCATGGTGGCCAATTACAACCGTAACTTTCGGGTGGATTACATTACCAACTATTCTCAAACCCTGCCCGGACTCCCATCGCAAACCGTAATCAACAACCTCAACCGGTTTTTCTTCCTGCTTCGAACCAACCAGACTTGGGTGGGCATCGGCTATGATGTGCGTCCCACCACCTACGGCTACGGCCAGCTCTATCGTTATTTGAGTGTCCCAACCAATCAAAATGCCGGCGCGCTGGATTTCGGCTTCACCAGCGCTGGCTGGGAGGATAAAACCTTGAATCTGCTGGTGGATGGCGTGGTGCGCATGGACGTGCGCGCCTATGATACCAATGGTTTGGAATATGCTTCGCCCATGCTGTTCACCAACCAGCATTTGCCGGCCTACCTCGAAATTGATCTGGGCGTGTTGGAAGCGGATACCGTCAAGAAACTGCAAGCGCGTCCGCCAACCGAAGTGCTCAACTATCTCACGAATTCCCCCCTGAGTGCCGGGCGGGTCCACTTGTTTCGTCAACATATTTCTATCATCAGTGATAGCGCCAACCAATGA
- a CDS encoding UbiX family flavin prenyltransferase: protein MRLLIAITGASGSLYAQRLLDNLDTRQHEVHVVLSRYAPVVIAEELPGGIRLPEGVKQHGLKSMNVPFASGSNAFDAMVVIPCSMGTLGRIAHGYSEDALLRAADVMLKERKKLILVPRETPLSLIHVRNFELLLLAGAMLIPANPSFYSRPQTVEQVMDTVVARVLDHLGMEHSLMPRWQAEKEGQ from the coding sequence GTGCGCTTACTGATTGCCATCACGGGAGCCAGCGGTTCCCTGTACGCCCAGCGGTTGCTGGATAATCTCGATACCCGGCAACATGAGGTACATGTGGTGCTTAGCCGGTATGCCCCGGTGGTCATCGCCGAGGAATTACCCGGCGGGATTCGATTACCAGAAGGTGTTAAGCAGCATGGCCTTAAGAGTATGAATGTCCCGTTTGCGAGCGGGTCCAATGCCTTCGATGCGATGGTCGTCATCCCGTGCAGCATGGGGACGCTGGGTCGCATTGCCCATGGATACAGCGAGGATGCCTTGCTGCGGGCGGCGGATGTAATGCTCAAGGAACGTAAAAAGCTGATTCTGGTGCCCCGCGAGACCCCGCTCAGCCTGATTCATGTCCGAAACTTTGAGCTATTATTACTTGCCGGGGCGATGCTGATTCCGGCTAACCCAAGCTTTTACTCCCGACCGCAAACGGTTGAGCAAGTGATGGATACGGTGGTGGCACGGGTATTGGATCATTTGGGGATGGAACACTCCCTCATGCCCCGCTGGCAGGCGGAGAAAGAAGGCCAATAA
- a CDS encoding prepilin-type N-terminal cleavage/methylation domain-containing protein translates to MTSTIQRTGLLPEGMPPRGQWRAFTLIELLVVIAVIGVLAGLLLTVGPAVKTRGKIAMVRAQLKQIETAIESYNAKNGFYPPANANLTVNQTRGWCASNSLFYELTGTIYDPTIPPKGGYYDLYQTNTLTVDVGGSVNGMSGITGFANSEAGKRGKNYLSGDPKTEILNGFRFLSVPVLWPANVAGRPFAALPEKNIWFYDSKSQRRHNANSYDLWAELILPTTTGYKTNIIANWKE, encoded by the coding sequence ATGACTAGCACGATACAACGAACTGGTTTATTGCCCGAGGGGATGCCTCCTCGAGGGCAATGGCGCGCCTTTACTTTAATTGAATTGCTCGTGGTCATCGCCGTCATCGGGGTGCTCGCGGGCCTGTTATTGACGGTTGGGCCGGCAGTTAAAACCCGGGGGAAAATTGCCATGGTGCGCGCGCAATTGAAGCAGATCGAGACGGCGATTGAGTCGTACAATGCTAAAAACGGGTTTTATCCCCCAGCCAATGCCAACCTAACCGTGAACCAAACCCGGGGATGGTGCGCCTCGAATTCCTTGTTCTATGAGTTGACTGGGACTATCTATGATCCAACAATACCACCCAAAGGAGGCTATTATGATCTATATCAAACCAATACGCTCACTGTGGATGTTGGCGGCAGTGTAAACGGCATGTCTGGCATTACCGGCTTTGCCAACTCTGAAGCGGGCAAACGCGGCAAGAATTACCTGAGCGGTGATCCCAAGACCGAGATCCTGAACGGGTTCCGTTTCCTTTCCGTTCCGGTGCTCTGGCCCGCCAATGTTGCCGGGCGTCCGTTTGCTGCATTGCCCGAAAAAAATATCTGGTTTTACGACTCAAAAAGCCAGCGGCGTCACAATGCCAACTCGTACGACCTTTGGGCGGAACTAATTTTGCCGACCACGACGGGTTACAAAACGAATATCATCGCCAACTGGAAAGAATGA